One window of the Halobacillus litoralis genome contains the following:
- a CDS encoding DUF4097 family beta strand repeat-containing protein: MNEERMKILQMIEKGTVSAEEGAKLLSAVEEGPDKGSAAQEEKKKYGLKHFLGDAVEKIKNSDFDLSFGEYVEFDHETELEPADFHDADFSIANGSLEVHTWEKNYVKATSHVKVYQVENEEEARQRFHDDVQFEINNDLLRLASPSKKIKTNVELFLPKKSYTFVKSKLTNGPLHMDGLKSEHFQLKTSNGPVELSNVSGETCKLETGNGAITLTNGVFEQCYADTINGAITLGGAYSKSDASAVSGSITVNHTGNRAHTGFYKTTTGSVKVSLPTEKKIDGVLRTKMGSLYCKLDNYKILNDKKEVMNKLLEFEAYEQFEDAYHIEAETKTGSVTVNPPVQL, encoded by the coding sequence TGATAAGGGCAGTGCTGCTCAAGAGGAAAAGAAGAAATATGGCCTCAAACATTTCCTCGGCGATGCTGTCGAGAAGATCAAGAATTCCGATTTTGATTTATCTTTTGGTGAATACGTAGAATTCGATCATGAAACCGAACTGGAGCCAGCTGACTTTCATGATGCGGATTTTTCCATTGCTAACGGTTCATTGGAAGTTCATACATGGGAGAAGAATTATGTGAAGGCCACATCCCATGTGAAAGTATATCAAGTGGAAAATGAGGAAGAAGCCCGACAAAGGTTTCACGACGATGTCCAATTTGAAATCAATAATGATCTGCTGCGTTTAGCAAGCCCTTCTAAAAAAATCAAAACGAATGTGGAACTGTTTTTACCGAAGAAATCGTACACTTTTGTGAAGTCTAAATTGACGAACGGACCTTTGCATATGGATGGGTTGAAGAGTGAGCACTTTCAATTGAAAACATCCAATGGTCCTGTCGAGCTCAGTAATGTTTCAGGGGAAACGTGTAAACTTGAAACAGGAAATGGAGCCATTACCTTGACCAATGGTGTATTCGAACAATGCTATGCTGATACGATTAACGGAGCGATCACCCTTGGTGGAGCCTACAGCAAAAGTGATGCCTCTGCGGTCAGTGGCAGCATTACAGTCAACCATACTGGTAACAGAGCCCACACCGGTTTTTATAAAACGACTACAGGCAGTGTGAAAGTTTCTCTACCGACTGAGAAAAAAATCGATGGGGTATTGCGTACAAAAATGGGAAGTCTATATTGTAAACTCGATAATTACAAGATTCTCAATGATAAAAAAGAAGTTATGAACAAACTATTGGAATTTGAAGCATACGAACAATTTGAGGATGCATATCATATAGAAGCAGAGACGAAGACAGGATCTGTGACGGTCAATCCTCCAGTGCAACTGTGA
- a CDS encoding phage holin family protein: protein MKNWLLHIVVNAVAIIAVGALFASVSIDGIGGALLAALILSILNAIVRPVLVILTLPITILSLGLFLFIINAITLWLTDLFLGGTFDIDGFGMTIISAIIISVINLILNSLIKDMKK from the coding sequence ATGAAAAATTGGTTATTGCACATAGTAGTCAACGCTGTTGCGATCATTGCTGTCGGAGCATTGTTCGCCTCCGTCAGTATTGATGGAATCGGCGGGGCACTTTTAGCTGCCCTCATTCTATCTATATTGAATGCGATTGTGCGGCCGGTTCTTGTAATTTTAACTTTACCGATTACGATTTTATCGCTCGGTTTATTCTTATTCATCATTAATGCCATCACTCTTTGGCTGACAGATCTCTTCTTGGGAGGTACATTTGATATCGATGGTTTCGGAATGACGATAATATCCGCAATCATCATTTCCGTGATCAACCTGATATTGAACAGTTTAATCAAAGACATGAAAAAATGA
- the hprK gene encoding HPr(Ser) kinase/phosphatase codes for MSKVRTQDLLTQFALELVAGEDGVHREIHMSDISRPGVEMTGYFKFYPKDRLQLLGKTELSYFNELTKEQRKERAEKLCTDVTPGIVITRGMDIPEELYHAANEAGVPLMLSPYKTTRVISRLTNFLETKFAPFTAIHGVLVDIYGIGVLITGQSGVGKSETALELVKRGHRLVADDSVEIRQEDYDTLIGNSPPLIEHLLEIRGLGIINVMTLFGAGAVRSYKRITLVINLELWDKNKQYDRLGLEEETMKIMDVEIPKAIIPVRPGRNLAVIIEVAAMNFRLKRMGVNAAEEFSERLTKVIDQDQNNV; via the coding sequence ATGAGCAAGGTCCGTACGCAAGATTTGTTGACACAGTTCGCACTTGAGTTAGTTGCTGGAGAAGACGGTGTCCACCGTGAAATACATATGAGTGATATTTCTCGCCCAGGTGTAGAAATGACCGGGTATTTCAAGTTTTATCCGAAAGACCGTCTCCAATTGCTGGGGAAAACAGAACTCTCATACTTTAATGAATTGACGAAGGAACAGCGTAAGGAACGTGCTGAGAAACTTTGCACAGATGTTACGCCTGGAATCGTTATTACACGGGGAATGGATATTCCTGAAGAATTGTATCATGCCGCAAATGAAGCAGGGGTTCCACTTATGCTGTCACCCTATAAAACGACACGTGTGATCAGCCGTCTGACGAATTTCCTTGAAACGAAATTCGCTCCATTTACAGCTATCCATGGTGTTCTGGTCGATATCTATGGGATTGGAGTTTTAATTACGGGCCAGAGTGGTGTCGGTAAAAGTGAGACAGCATTAGAACTAGTGAAGAGAGGCCATCGTCTTGTAGCTGATGATAGTGTGGAAATACGGCAAGAAGATTATGATACATTGATCGGAAACAGTCCGCCATTGATTGAACATCTTCTGGAAATTCGCGGGCTTGGCATCATTAATGTGATGACATTGTTCGGTGCAGGAGCAGTACGTAGCTATAAACGTATTACCCTTGTCATCAATCTTGAATTATGGGATAAAAATAAACAATACGATCGTCTTGGATTAGAAGAAGAGACTATGAAAATCATGGACGTGGAAATCCCGAAAGCGATCATCCCTGTCCGCCCAGGTCGTAACCTTGCTGTCATCATTGAAGTTGCAGCGATGAACTTCCGTTTGAAACGGATGGGTGTAAATGCTGCGGAAGAGTTTTCGGAACGTTTGACTAAAGTGATCGATCAAGATCAGAACAATGTGTAA